A section of the Sedimentisphaera cyanobacteriorum genome encodes:
- the dapA gene encoding 4-hydroxy-tetrahydrodipicolinate synthase gives MFKGSMVALVTPFKDNQVDFSCLEKLIEMHAEAGTDGLVPVGTTGESPTLSNEEHKKVIEFVVKKSAGRMPVIAGAGANSTQEAVELTEFAEGVGADATLQVCPYYNKPTQEGLYRHFEAIAEGVDLPVVLYNIPGRTGGSGLSAETVAKLSELKNVAAIKEATGSMDQASKIKSLCDITILSGDDSLTLPLCAVGGEGVISVAANIVPKDVKRFMDYVLEGDFINARKWHFKLFELSKSMLGLSTNPIPVKAAMAMLGMIEDEIRLPMTHLDQESCAKLKQALSDYGLL, from the coding sequence ATGTTTAAAGGTTCAATGGTAGCCCTCGTTACTCCTTTTAAAGATAATCAGGTAGATTTTTCGTGCCTCGAGAAGCTGATAGAAATGCACGCAGAGGCAGGCACAGACGGCCTTGTTCCCGTTGGAACTACAGGCGAATCTCCCACGCTCTCAAATGAAGAGCATAAAAAGGTAATCGAATTTGTTGTTAAAAAATCAGCAGGCAGGATGCCTGTGATAGCAGGCGCAGGGGCAAACAGCACACAGGAAGCTGTAGAGCTCACTGAATTTGCAGAAGGCGTTGGAGCCGATGCTACGCTTCAGGTTTGCCCGTACTATAATAAGCCCACACAGGAAGGCCTTTACAGGCATTTCGAAGCAATAGCAGAAGGTGTTGATCTGCCTGTTGTGCTGTACAATATTCCGGGCAGAACCGGAGGCAGCGGGCTCAGCGCAGAAACTGTCGCAAAGCTCAGCGAGCTGAAGAATGTGGCTGCAATCAAAGAAGCCACAGGCAGTATGGATCAGGCGAGCAAAATTAAATCGCTCTGCGATATTACAATACTATCAGGCGACGATTCGCTCACCCTACCGCTTTGTGCTGTAGGAGGTGAGGGCGTTATAAGCGTTGCGGCGAATATCGTTCCGAAGGATGTTAAGAGGTTTATGGATTATGTGCTGGAAGGCGATTTTATAAACGCAAGAAAGTGGCACTTTAAGCTCTTTGAGCTGAGCAAATCTATGCTTGGCCTCTCTACCAATCCGATACCTGTGAAGGCTGCTATGGCTATGCTCGGTATGATTGAAGATGAGATCAGGCTGCCCATGACACACCTCGATCAGGAAAGCTGCGCAAAGCTCAAGCAGGCTCTGAGCGATTACGGTCTTCTGTGA
- the gloB gene encoding hydroxyacylglutathione hydrolase yields MERVITLTSGDNYIYLYVYNDDEAFVVDPGSYAPVSEAVESCGLSLRYIFLTHHHLDHTGGIGKLRKKTKSWIFPDELDSPPQLPETRVDVIPTPGHTKDSICILLRRQDGSPDILFTGDTLFIGGCGRPIECRAKTLWQSLEKIASLPEDTLICPGHNYTAENCRFGLSVQPDNELLKQRLQKARKADIDGIGLVPSTVSEEKQTNIFMRAGEEDVKAALGMQGAASVEVFEALRKRKNRFG; encoded by the coding sequence ATGGAGAGAGTAATAACTCTAACGTCCGGAGATAATTATATTTATCTCTATGTATATAATGATGATGAGGCATTTGTTGTTGACCCGGGCTCTTATGCCCCTGTTTCCGAGGCTGTTGAGTCTTGCGGGCTGAGTCTGCGGTATATATTCCTAACTCATCACCATCTAGACCATACAGGCGGGATAGGCAAGCTCAGGAAAAAAACTAAAAGCTGGATTTTTCCGGACGAGTTAGACTCTCCCCCTCAGCTTCCTGAGACCAGAGTGGATGTTATACCTACCCCTGGCCATACTAAAGACTCAATTTGTATCCTCTTGAGGAGGCAGGACGGCAGCCCTGACATTCTTTTCACCGGCGACACACTCTTTATAGGCGGATGCGGGAGACCTATTGAGTGCAGAGCCAAAACGCTTTGGCAGTCTTTGGAAAAAATTGCTTCCCTCCCGGAAGATACCCTGATTTGTCCCGGCCATAATTACACTGCAGAGAACTGCCGATTTGGACTGTCTGTTCAGCCAGATAATGAGCTTCTCAAACAGAGGCTTCAAAAGGCAAGGAAGGCCGATATCGACGGAATTGGGCTTGTACCTTCAACAGTGAGCGAGGAAAAGCAGACAAACATCTTTATGCGTGCAGGCGAGGAGGATGTCAAGGCAGCTTTGGGTATGCAAGGGGCAGCTTCCGTTGAAGTTTTCGAGGCTCTCAGGAAAAGGAAGAACCGCTTTGGCTGA